The Gammaproteobacteria bacterium genome has a segment encoding these proteins:
- a CDS encoding chemotaxis protein CheW codes for MSVTGGSELRELREHPFDLLREMERRSRVALTGTTGDDASGEEWVGIGLRLGNERFVVPREQVREVLMLPSTLTRVPGAKPWIRGLANVRGHLLPIADLRAFLGAGATGAERSARVVVLNSPDYPVGLVVDEVYGFRRFLQREHVSEFPQPQLRCEQYLRGAFRRGLEIWPRFDLAALPDSREFQRAAED; via the coding sequence ATGAGCGTCACGGGAGGCAGCGAACTGCGGGAGCTCAGAGAGCACCCTTTCGACCTGCTGCGCGAGATGGAGCGGCGGTCGCGGGTAGCGCTGACCGGGACGACGGGGGACGATGCGAGTGGTGAAGAATGGGTCGGCATCGGCCTGCGGCTCGGTAACGAGCGGTTCGTCGTGCCGCGTGAACAGGTCAGGGAGGTGCTGATGCTGCCCTCGACCCTGACGCGGGTGCCGGGCGCCAAGCCGTGGATACGTGGCCTTGCCAACGTGCGCGGGCATCTCCTGCCGATCGCCGACCTGCGGGCGTTCCTCGGGGCGGGCGCGACCGGCGCAGAGCGATCCGCGCGTGTCGTGGTGCTGAACAGCCCCGACTATCCGGTGGGCCTGGTGGTCGATGAGGTCTACGGCTTTCGCCGATTCTTGCAACGAGAGCATGTGAGCGAGTTTCCCCAGCCGCAGCTGCGGTGCGAGCAGTACCTGCGGGGCGCATTCCGGCGCGGACTGGAGATCTGGCCGAGGTTCGACCTGGCGGCGCTGCCCGACAGCCGCGAGTTCCAGCGCGCGGCGGAGGACTAG
- a CDS encoding methyl-accepting chemotaxis protein has protein sequence MFSSSNRSRNLALLAICLFAVLVGVMALVFRTPGTTHVAGEAETLLLQAREASRGSSQAFDALDRTLARLPAPAASAGDQAGLVSQLRSGAAAISKGRQDILNAYAIVADIEQLVPALLRETANLEFAAGSEPAVSAQLNRLRVVARNVAPAVRALVSGPDKPSDVANDLGQTEIDASQIVLGLQSGDADLGIRAVSGPRALEALSKLSGAKDRLFARVRDVRALSDRLDLVHQGSSQLDAVAARVLGDATNAGSGAGRSTRDLLVIGLLVLAAVLLATMTWLYLQGGAGREADPQIEQGERNQQAILRLLDELSSLADGDLTVQATVNEDITGAIADSINYAVEALRELVTTINESAILLDGAAKSAESTAVQLTQASEAQSKQVDSASQAIGRMVSSIEEVSGDAERSSDVARHSVDVAHKGGEAVRRTIEGMNAIRETIQDTSKRIKRLGESSQEIGNIVELINDIADQTNILALNASIQASMAGEAGRGFAVVADEVQRLAERSANATKQIEVLVRTIQADTNEAIVSMERSTTDVVGGALLAENAGAALEEIEQVSSQIASLVQNISNSAREQAGAANAVIRIVEVLQQINSQTASGTSATTDSISKLAELAAQLRRSAAGFRLPTRVPEGRRSAMGDAAVAGDAARAEAQADSRPVYEERTLRILGKKTA, from the coding sequence ATGTTTAGCAGCAGCAACCGGTCGCGGAACCTCGCCTTACTGGCGATATGCCTTTTCGCCGTGCTCGTCGGAGTCATGGCGCTGGTGTTCAGGACACCCGGCACCACCCACGTGGCGGGTGAAGCCGAGACGCTCCTGCTGCAGGCGCGCGAGGCGTCGCGCGGCAGTTCACAGGCGTTCGATGCGCTCGACCGGACGCTCGCGCGGCTGCCGGCACCGGCTGCATCGGCCGGCGACCAGGCGGGCCTGGTCAGCCAGCTGCGCTCCGGCGCGGCGGCCATCAGCAAGGGTCGCCAGGACATCCTCAATGCGTACGCGATAGTCGCCGACATCGAGCAACTCGTCCCGGCATTACTGCGTGAGACCGCGAATCTCGAGTTTGCCGCAGGCTCGGAGCCGGCCGTAAGCGCGCAGCTGAACCGGCTGCGGGTGGTGGCGCGAAACGTCGCACCAGCGGTGCGCGCGCTGGTGTCAGGACCCGACAAGCCGAGCGATGTCGCCAACGATCTCGGCCAGACGGAAATCGACGCGAGCCAGATCGTGCTCGGACTGCAAAGCGGCGACGCCGATCTTGGCATCCGGGCGGTGAGCGGCCCGCGGGCGCTGGAGGCATTGAGCAAGCTCTCCGGCGCGAAGGACCGGCTGTTCGCCCGTGTGCGCGACGTGCGCGCGCTCAGCGACCGGCTCGATCTCGTCCACCAGGGTTCGAGCCAGCTCGACGCAGTGGCCGCGCGCGTCCTGGGCGATGCAACCAATGCCGGATCCGGAGCCGGGCGTTCCACACGGGACCTGCTGGTGATCGGCCTGCTGGTGCTCGCCGCCGTGCTGCTGGCCACGATGACCTGGCTGTACCTGCAGGGCGGGGCAGGGCGTGAGGCCGACCCCCAGATCGAACAGGGCGAGCGCAACCAGCAGGCGATCCTGCGGCTGCTCGATGAGCTTTCCAGCCTTGCTGACGGCGACCTGACCGTTCAGGCGACGGTCAACGAGGACATCACCGGTGCGATTGCCGACTCGATCAACTACGCGGTCGAGGCGCTGCGCGAACTGGTCACGACCATCAACGAGAGCGCCATCCTGCTCGACGGTGCCGCCAAGAGCGCCGAGTCCACTGCGGTTCAGCTCACCCAGGCGAGCGAGGCGCAGTCGAAGCAGGTGGATTCCGCTTCGCAGGCGATCGGCCGCATGGTCAGCTCCATCGAGGAGGTGTCGGGCGACGCCGAACGGTCCTCCGACGTCGCGCGTCACTCCGTTGACGTCGCCCACAAGGGCGGGGAGGCGGTTCGCCGCACGATCGAGGGCATGAACGCCATCCGGGAGACGATCCAGGATACCTCCAAGCGCATCAAGCGCCTCGGCGAGAGCTCCCAGGAAATCGGCAACATCGTCGAGCTGATCAACGACATCGCCGACCAGACCAACATCCTGGCGCTGAACGCCTCGATACAGGCCTCCATGGCGGGCGAGGCCGGTCGCGGTTTCGCCGTGGTGGCCGACGAGGTGCAGCGGCTCGCCGAGCGCTCGGCCAATGCCACCAAGCAGATCGAGGTGCTGGTGCGCACGATCCAGGCCGACACGAACGAGGCGATCGTCTCCATGGAACGCAGCACGACCGATGTCGTCGGCGGCGCCCTGCTCGCTGAGAACGCCGGCGCCGCGCTCGAGGAGATCGAGCAGGTCTCCAGCCAGATCGCGAGCCTGGTGCAGAACATATCGAACTCGGCCCGCGAGCAGGCCGGCGCTGCCAATGCGGTGATCCGCATCGTCGAGGTGCTGCAACAGATCAATTCCCAGACTGCCTCCGGCACCAGCGCCACGACGGATTCGATCAGCAAACTGGCGGAACTCGCAGCGCAGTTGCGCCGCTCGGCGGCTGGTTTCCGTCTCCCGACCCGCGTGCCGGAAGGACGCCGCAGCGCAATGGGTGACGCGGCCGTCGCGGGCGACGCGGCGCGCGCTGAAGCGCAAGCCGACAGCCGGCCGGTCTACGAGGAGCGGACCCTGCGGATCCTCGGCAAGAAGACGGCCTGA
- a CDS encoding Hpt domain-containing protein, with protein MNTAIPQASLQIVSDELAVTLHDARVVLEQYAEGDGGSQALERVAALLHTARGVLRMTETHGASMLAEEMEQTCAHLARLRRKDAGAEEPLEALMRAAVQLPAYVERVLNGGRDIPLVLLPLLNDLRAARGRPLLSESTLLLLNVGSESRARPGTLRAAGSGEDVARLCHELRPRFQLALLGWIRGEDAETNLRQMYGVAERLEHAAAAPEVHQLWWVVAGVLETLLDKGLETSVSLKRLMGQADREIKRLRTLGEAQFAKAPPIELVNNLLYYVARARPTSERVMAIRSAFNLSDLVPGDAQVEQARQGLSAPSVKLMQTVAHAIREDLGRVKDVLDIFVRTGMERVEELAPQLELLKKIGDTLGVLGLGDLREIVQSRREELQELVSRGRRPEESALVAIAAGLLGVEDRIEGDLIGMIAPRAEEPTVVSLEAAAEPGAGLNQVMPAVMRESLVNLARVKDAVAQVTERRGDGAAIDAVPELLRGITAGLLMLGKERAAGVVDELQKAIRALVRQDDKSAPDSRMDRLADATVSLEYYLETLQAGRRDPDYMLDNAERCLAGLVTEPPAAARSFVELGALDEAATVAATPPEYEATQVLPTARVPVQPEQPTLIFSGGRERLDPELLELFIEEARDEIGNVNRDLPAWERDDADGNALASLRRSFHTLKGSGRMVGADRIGEFCWHVERVLNRLINGTLARSPRLVEILQQTVATLPALLEELETGATPRQDLPALIAEVRRYAEAPAPVEVPEDAGQPASAEPQPVAEAEPVPAETPAEAAAASGPAAMDPVLLDIFTREVGGHLTVLRRFVAACEHPGLAYAVPEELYRSCHTLNGSMAMARVTIGQPLTEALNRMISVAYNRPARLPPGAVDTLRDSAARIEALLAYLAEPWRPVPVTSDLERRLDDHALAVEHAADEAADRTGEISIPGLVPDGEALDSSIIVEEMALPEVIELTGEVPAAELEPEALLPDETAAVALPAEDALAEPLPEPVTDEESLTAVVPGIAVEQPFEAGAEDHFATEPSTPPAPALPYDAEIAAIFAEEAAELLDAADGAMARLATGAGSDQALADLQRYLHTLKGGARMAGLTVMGDFSHELETLLIRLSEGLTAHGPAIGELLQASLDELHRLREDVMTGEQRPLAPRLGERLRAAIHGKAAAPAEPSVAPEPVDDRSVVPAPAMVQAAPEPVVEEPVSVQVAPEPVVAEPVSVQAAPEPVAEPPAPEAAAEPMVLPPPEPPAFEEDKGDIALPAAERLGELARELEQPPQIVVPATGLRPELPAAPSRAALPDRRETARVDSVLLDLLLNNAGELSIFQSRLSQQVSLIQFNLEELGATVIRLREQLRKLEMETEAQIRFRHQDEAGVRPDFDPLELDRYSTIQQLSRSLAESATDVSSLKDLLQNLARDTEGLLVQQSRTATELQDGLMRTRMVPFHQHAPRLARLVRQTALELGKRAELHMQGGGELDRQVLERMLAPFEHMLRNAVVHGIESPPEREAAGKPAAGSIFVNLQRDGSEAVLEIADDGRGLDVAAIRRKATELGFIGSGVAVSDDEAMQFILRPGFSTADRLTQAAGRGIGMDVVTSEVSKLGGSLRIASVSGRGTTFTIRLPFTLAVTQALIVRAGAELYALPLPTVEGVIRISRGELLARLEAAQPVIDYGGQTYQFRHLGEYLGLGPSRLPEEQSRVSVILVRAGEHSTALITDEMQDSREIVVKPVGPQLATIRGIAGATILGDGRIAVILDMGILVRSARAGAVAKAPLVEPAPQGPLALVVDDSITMRRVTQRLLERNSFRVVTAKDGLEAISVLQDHRPDIILLDIEMPRMDGYEFAKHVRNNPDTANVPIVMITSRVSEKHKARAIEVGVNDYLGKPYQERALLEAVRHQLKKD; from the coding sequence ATGAATACCGCCATACCACAAGCCTCGCTGCAGATCGTAAGCGACGAACTCGCCGTTACGCTGCACGACGCCCGCGTCGTGCTCGAGCAGTACGCCGAGGGCGACGGCGGCTCACAGGCGCTGGAGCGGGTCGCGGCACTGCTGCATACCGCGCGCGGCGTTCTGCGCATGACCGAGACGCATGGCGCGAGCATGCTCGCCGAGGAGATGGAGCAGACCTGTGCCCACCTGGCCCGCCTCAGGCGCAAGGATGCCGGCGCCGAGGAGCCGCTCGAGGCGCTCATGCGTGCCGCCGTCCAGTTGCCGGCATACGTGGAGCGCGTGCTCAATGGCGGCCGCGATATTCCCCTGGTGCTGCTGCCCCTGCTCAACGACCTGCGCGCGGCCCGTGGGCGCCCGCTGCTGTCCGAGAGCACGCTGCTGCTGCTCAATGTTGGCAGCGAGTCGCGGGCGCGGCCGGGCACCCTGCGTGCCGCCGGCAGCGGCGAGGACGTCGCCCGGCTCTGCCACGAGCTGCGGCCCCGGTTCCAGCTGGCGCTCCTCGGCTGGATCCGCGGCGAGGATGCCGAAACGAATCTGCGCCAGATGTATGGTGTGGCAGAGCGGCTCGAGCATGCGGCTGCGGCGCCGGAGGTCCACCAGTTGTGGTGGGTCGTTGCCGGCGTCCTCGAGACGCTGTTGGACAAAGGTCTGGAGACGAGTGTTTCCCTCAAGCGCCTGATGGGCCAGGCGGATCGTGAGATCAAGCGCCTGCGCACACTCGGTGAGGCGCAGTTTGCCAAGGCTCCACCGATCGAGCTGGTGAACAACCTGCTCTATTACGTCGCCCGGGCCCGACCGACGAGCGAGCGCGTCATGGCGATCCGCTCGGCGTTCAATTTGTCGGACCTGGTGCCAGGTGACGCCCAGGTCGAGCAGGCGCGCCAGGGGCTGTCGGCGCCGAGCGTCAAACTCATGCAGACGGTGGCTCATGCCATCCGGGAGGATCTCGGACGGGTCAAGGACGTGCTCGATATCTTCGTGCGGACGGGCATGGAGCGCGTTGAGGAACTCGCGCCGCAGCTGGAACTGCTGAAGAAGATCGGCGATACGCTGGGAGTGCTCGGCCTTGGTGATCTGCGCGAGATCGTCCAGTCGCGGCGTGAGGAACTGCAGGAACTGGTCAGCCGCGGGCGTCGTCCCGAGGAGAGTGCGCTGGTGGCTATAGCCGCCGGGTTGCTCGGCGTGGAAGACCGGATCGAGGGGGACCTGATCGGCATGATCGCGCCGCGCGCGGAAGAGCCCACCGTGGTGTCGCTCGAGGCCGCCGCCGAGCCGGGCGCCGGGCTGAACCAGGTCATGCCCGCGGTGATGCGCGAAAGCCTCGTCAATCTCGCCCGGGTCAAGGATGCTGTTGCCCAGGTGACCGAGCGTCGCGGCGACGGTGCCGCGATCGACGCGGTGCCCGAGTTGTTGCGGGGTATCACGGCCGGACTGTTGATGCTCGGCAAGGAGCGCGCCGCGGGGGTCGTCGACGAGTTGCAGAAAGCCATCCGGGCGCTCGTGCGCCAGGACGACAAAAGCGCCCCGGACAGCCGCATGGACCGCCTGGCTGACGCCACCGTCAGCCTCGAGTACTACCTGGAAACTCTGCAGGCCGGTCGTCGCGATCCTGATTACATGCTCGACAATGCCGAGCGTTGCCTGGCTGGCCTCGTGACCGAGCCGCCCGCAGCGGCCAGAAGCTTCGTGGAACTGGGTGCGCTCGACGAGGCGGCCACGGTCGCGGCGACGCCTCCGGAGTACGAGGCCACCCAGGTCCTGCCGACGGCGCGCGTGCCCGTGCAGCCCGAGCAGCCGACCCTGATCTTCAGTGGCGGGCGCGAACGGCTCGACCCGGAGCTGCTGGAGTTGTTCATCGAGGAAGCGCGCGACGAGATCGGCAACGTCAATCGGGATCTGCCGGCCTGGGAGCGCGACGACGCCGATGGCAATGCCCTCGCGAGCCTGCGTCGCTCGTTTCATACGCTCAAGGGCAGCGGTCGGATGGTCGGTGCCGATCGCATTGGCGAGTTTTGCTGGCACGTCGAGCGGGTCCTGAACCGCCTGATCAATGGCACCCTGGCGCGCAGCCCGCGGCTCGTGGAAATCCTGCAACAGACGGTCGCGACCCTGCCCGCGCTGCTCGAGGAACTCGAGACTGGCGCCACTCCCCGCCAGGACCTGCCCGCGTTGATCGCGGAGGTACGCCGGTATGCCGAAGCACCGGCGCCCGTCGAAGTGCCGGAGGACGCCGGGCAACCGGCGAGTGCCGAGCCGCAGCCGGTGGCGGAAGCGGAGCCGGTGCCGGCCGAAACGCCGGCGGAAGCGGCTGCGGCCAGCGGGCCGGCGGCGATGGATCCGGTCCTGCTCGATATTTTTACGCGCGAGGTGGGCGGCCACCTGACAGTATTGCGTCGCTTCGTCGCTGCCTGCGAGCATCCCGGCCTGGCCTATGCCGTGCCGGAAGAGTTGTACCGCTCCTGTCATACGCTGAACGGCAGCATGGCCATGGCGCGGGTGACCATCGGTCAGCCGCTGACCGAAGCGCTCAATCGGATGATCAGTGTCGCCTACAACCGTCCGGCGCGACTGCCGCCGGGTGCGGTCGATACCCTGCGTGACAGCGCAGCGCGTATCGAGGCGCTGCTCGCGTATCTCGCTGAGCCCTGGCGGCCGGTCCCGGTCACGTCGGACCTCGAGCGGCGTCTCGACGATCACGCGCTGGCGGTCGAGCATGCGGCCGACGAGGCCGCCGACCGGACCGGAGAAATTTCCATTCCCGGCCTGGTGCCGGACGGTGAGGCGCTCGACTCGTCGATCATCGTCGAGGAAATGGCGCTGCCGGAGGTCATCGAACTCACCGGCGAGGTTCCTGCGGCGGAACTGGAGCCCGAGGCGTTGCTGCCGGACGAGACGGCGGCGGTTGCATTGCCCGCCGAGGACGCACTGGCGGAGCCACTGCCAGAGCCGGTCACCGACGAGGAGTCGCTGACAGCCGTCGTGCCAGGCATCGCGGTGGAGCAGCCCTTCGAGGCCGGCGCCGAGGATCATTTTGCGACGGAGCCGAGCACGCCCCCCGCGCCGGCCCTGCCTTACGATGCCGAGATTGCCGCGATTTTTGCCGAAGAGGCGGCCGAACTGCTGGATGCGGCAGACGGCGCCATGGCGCGCCTCGCAACCGGCGCCGGCAGCGATCAGGCGCTGGCCGACCTGCAGCGCTACCTGCACACCCTCAAGGGTGGCGCCCGCATGGCCGGGCTCACCGTCATGGGCGACTTCAGTCATGAACTGGAGACTCTGCTCATCAGGCTGAGCGAGGGTCTGACCGCGCACGGCCCGGCGATCGGTGAGTTGCTGCAGGCGAGCCTCGACGAACTGCACCGGCTGCGCGAGGACGTCATGACCGGGGAGCAGCGCCCGCTGGCGCCCCGGCTGGGCGAGCGCCTGCGTGCGGCGATCCACGGCAAGGCGGCGGCGCCCGCGGAGCCGTCGGTCGCACCGGAGCCCGTCGACGACCGGAGCGTCGTCCCCGCTCCGGCCATGGTGCAGGCTGCGCCCGAGCCGGTCGTCGAGGAGCCGGTCTCGGTACAGGTTGCTCCCGAACCGGTCGTCGCGGAGCCGGTCTCGGTACAGGCCGCTCCCGAACCGGTTGCCGAACCACCCGCGCCGGAGGCGGCCGCTGAGCCCATGGTCCTGCCGCCGCCGGAGCCGCCCGCATTCGAGGAGGACAAGGGCGACATCGCGCTGCCCGCGGCCGAACGGCTCGGCGAGCTTGCCCGGGAACTCGAACAGCCGCCGCAGATCGTGGTGCCGGCAACCGGGCTGCGCCCCGAACTGCCGGCCGCGCCGTCGCGCGCTGCCTTGCCGGACCGGCGCGAGACCGCGCGCGTGGACTCGGTGCTCCTCGACCTGCTGCTCAACAACGCTGGCGAGCTCAGCATCTTCCAGTCCCGGCTGAGTCAGCAGGTGAGTCTGATCCAGTTCAACCTCGAGGAACTCGGCGCGACTGTGATCCGCCTGCGCGAGCAGTTGCGCAAGCTGGAAATGGAGACGGAAGCCCAGATCCGCTTCCGTCACCAGGACGAGGCCGGGGTGCGACCGGACTTCGATCCGCTGGAACTGGACCGCTACTCCACCATCCAGCAGCTGTCCCGCAGCCTCGCGGAATCCGCAACCGACGTCAGCAGTCTCAAGGACCTGTTGCAGAACCTGGCGCGCGACACCGAGGGCCTGCTGGTGCAGCAGTCGCGCACGGCCACCGAGCTGCAGGACGGTCTCATGCGCACCCGCATGGTGCCGTTCCACCAGCACGCGCCACGGCTGGCGCGCCTGGTGCGCCAGACCGCGCTCGAACTCGGCAAACGCGCCGAACTCCACATGCAGGGCGGCGGCGAACTCGACCGGCAGGTGCTCGAGCGCATGCTGGCGCCGTTCGAGCACATGCTGCGCAACGCCGTCGTGCACGGCATCGAATCGCCGCCGGAGCGCGAGGCGGCCGGCAAGCCTGCTGCCGGGAGCATTTTCGTCAACCTGCAACGCGACGGTTCGGAGGCCGTGCTCGAGATTGCCGATGACGGTCGCGGCCTTGACGTCGCTGCGATTCGCCGCAAGGCGACCGAGCTTGGCTTCATCGGGTCGGGTGTCGCGGTGAGCGATGACGAGGCGATGCAGTTCATTCTGCGCCCGGGGTTCAGCACTGCGGACCGCCTCACCCAGGCAGCCGGGCGCGGCATCGGCATGGACGTCGTGACCAGCGAAGTGTCCAAGCTCGGGGGGTCGCTGCGCATCGCGTCGGTGTCCGGGCGCGGGACGACTTTCACGATTCGCCTGCCGTTTACCCTGGCAGTCACGCAGGCGCTGATCGTGCGTGCGGGCGCCGAGCTCTACGCGCTGCCGCTGCCGACCGTCGAGGGCGTCATTCGCATCTCCCGCGGCGAACTGCTGGCGCGGCTCGAGGCCGCGCAGCCGGTCATCGACTATGGCGGGCAGACCTACCAGTTCCGGCATCTCGGTGAGTATCTCGGCCTCGGCCCGTCGCGGCTCCCGGAGGAGCAGAGCAGGGTGTCCGTGATCCTGGTGCGCGCGGGCGAGCACTCGACCGCGCTGATCACCGACGAGATGCAGGACAGCCGCGAAATCGTCGTCAAGCCGGTCGGGCCGCAATTGGCGACCATCCGCGGCATCGCCGGTGCGACCATCCTGGGTGACGGGCGTATCGCGGTCATCCTCGACATGGGCATCCTGGTGCGCAGCGCCCGCGCGGGCGCGGTCGCAAAGGCGCCCTTGGTGGAGCCTGCGCCGCAGGGTCCGCTGGCACTGGTCGTGGACGATTCGATCACGATGCGCCGCGTGACCCAGCGGCTGCTGGAGCGCAATTCCTTCCGGGTCGTTACGGCCAAGGATGGGCTGGAGGCTATCAGCGTGCTGCAGGATCACCGGCCGGACATCATCCTGCTGGATATCGAGATGCCACGCATGGACGGGTACGAGTTCGCCAAGCATGTGCGCAACAATCCCGATACGGCCAACGTGCCAATCGTCATGATCACCTCGCGGGTGAGCGAGAAGCACAAGGCTCGTGCCATCGAGGTCGGCGTCAATGATTATCTGGGCAAGCCGTACCAGGAACGAGCGCTGCTGGAAGCCGTAAGGCATCAGCTGAAGAAGGACTGA
- a CDS encoding chemotaxis protein CheW, translating to MQLAARQSFDEIYCQLIPLRQLRLIVPRSCLAEVVRYVRPEQSGPGPVWFRGFVAWTTLKIPVVSFEELCGRNADEPGGRTRIAIFNAISGKLDTGYYGVLTEGFPQLVRVNREVIRLDDRQAWPPSGPVVCQIRMINEYPLIPDLERVEEMLHRCLDRSGPPLT from the coding sequence ATGCAGCTCGCTGCGAGACAGAGTTTCGACGAGATTTACTGCCAGCTCATACCGCTGCGCCAGTTGCGCCTGATCGTGCCTCGCAGCTGCCTCGCCGAAGTGGTCCGTTACGTCAGGCCGGAGCAATCCGGGCCCGGGCCGGTATGGTTTCGCGGCTTCGTCGCCTGGACGACGCTGAAGATACCGGTGGTTTCTTTCGAGGAGCTTTGCGGGCGCAACGCCGACGAACCGGGTGGGCGCACGCGCATCGCGATTTTCAATGCCATCTCGGGGAAGCTGGACACGGGCTACTACGGCGTGCTCACGGAGGGGTTCCCGCAGCTCGTCCGGGTCAATCGCGAAGTCATCAGGCTGGACGACCGGCAGGCCTGGCCACCGTCCGGGCCCGTCGTCTGCCAGATTCGCATGATCAACGAATATCCCCTGATCCCCGACCTCGAGCGGGTCGAGGAAATGCTGCATCGTTGCCTCGATCGCTCCGGCCCGCCGCTGACCTGA
- a CDS encoding DUF47 family protein, producing the protein MFSRLMPREGRFFDLFNQHAALVVQGGIAINELLQAYDDESGRADRIHRIGEIERAADRVTHDTVLLVHKTFVTPFDRDDIHRLISRMDDILDLIQDAAESLLLFDVRAVGPEACHLADLVRICCERVQAAIGMLPSMDNAASILRVCQDIDAIESDADRLMRGAVSRLFREEKDVREVIKHQAIYQLLETATDRCQDVANLIEGVVLENG; encoded by the coding sequence CTGTTTTCCCGATTGATGCCCCGGGAGGGCCGGTTTTTCGATCTCTTCAATCAGCACGCTGCCCTGGTAGTCCAGGGCGGAATCGCCATCAACGAGCTGCTGCAGGCGTACGACGACGAGTCAGGTCGCGCGGACCGCATCCACCGCATCGGGGAAATCGAGCGTGCGGCCGACCGGGTGACGCACGACACGGTGCTGCTGGTCCACAAGACCTTTGTCACGCCATTCGATCGCGACGACATCCATCGCCTGATTTCGCGGATGGACGACATTCTCGATCTCATCCAGGACGCGGCCGAGTCGCTCCTGCTGTTCGACGTGCGCGCGGTGGGGCCGGAGGCCTGCCATCTCGCCGATCTGGTGCGAATATGCTGCGAGCGGGTGCAGGCGGCAATCGGCATGCTGCCCTCGATGGATAATGCGGCGTCGATTCTCCGGGTCTGCCAGGATATCGATGCGATCGAGTCGGACGCGGACCGGCTGATGCGCGGTGCGGTCTCACGCCTGTTTCGCGAGGAGAAGGACGTCCGCGAAGTCATCAAGCACCAGGCGATCTACCAGCTCCTCGAGACGGCAACCGACCGATGCCAGGACGTTGCCAACCTGATCGAAGGCGTCGTCCTGGAGAACGGTTGA
- a CDS encoding inorganic phosphate transporter, whose protein sequence is MDPHFAFGTLALLVALALCFDFLNGFHDAANSIATVVSTGVLKPYQAVAWAATFNFLAIAIFELRVAATVGKGIIDPSFVDYHVIFGALVGAILWNIITWCYGIPSSSSHALIGGMIGAALAKAGTEPLLAPGITRTAIFIVASPVIGMMLSGLIIVAVSWLWFRSRPHRVDRICRRLQLLSSALYSIGHGSNDAQKTMGIIWLLLIASGSATGDHLPFWVIVSCYVAIAIGTLFGGWRIVKTMGQRITKLKPVGGFAAETGGALAVFMASAMGIPVSTTHTITGAIVGVGSAQRGFSAVRWGIAGNIVLAWVLTIPASAAMAAVAWWAGNLLI, encoded by the coding sequence GTGGATCCGCATTTCGCTTTCGGAACGCTGGCGTTACTCGTAGCGCTCGCCCTTTGCTTCGACTTCCTCAACGGTTTCCACGATGCGGCGAACTCCATTGCCACGGTCGTTTCGACCGGCGTCCTGAAGCCGTACCAGGCGGTCGCATGGGCCGCGACATTCAATTTCCTCGCGATTGCGATCTTCGAGCTGAGGGTGGCAGCCACGGTCGGGAAGGGCATCATCGACCCGTCCTTCGTCGACTACCACGTGATATTCGGGGCGCTGGTCGGCGCGATTCTCTGGAACATCATCACCTGGTGTTACGGCATACCGTCGAGTTCCTCCCATGCGCTGATCGGAGGCATGATCGGCGCTGCTCTGGCCAAGGCAGGCACCGAGCCACTGCTGGCGCCGGGCATTACGCGTACCGCAATTTTCATCGTCGCCTCGCCCGTCATCGGCATGATGCTCAGCGGGCTGATCATCGTGGCCGTGTCGTGGCTGTGGTTCCGCTCGCGTCCCCATCGCGTGGATCGCATCTGCCGCCGGCTGCAGCTGCTGTCCTCTGCGTTGTACAGCATTGGCCATGGCAGCAACGATGCGCAGAAGACCATGGGCATCATCTGGTTGTTGCTGATCGCATCAGGCAGCGCGACGGGCGACCATTTGCCGTTCTGGGTGATCGTCAGCTGTTACGTGGCCATAGCAATCGGCACGCTGTTCGGGGGTTGGCGCATCGTGAAGACCATGGGTCAGCGCATCACCAAGCTCAAGCCGGTCGGCGGATTCGCCGCGGAGACGGGCGGTGCCCTGGCGGTGTTCATGGCCTCGGCGATGGGGATACCGGTATCTACCACGCACACCATCACCGGCGCGATCGTGGGTGTCGGGTCTGCTCAGCGGGGGTTCTCGGCCGTGCGTTGGGGCATTGCCGGGAATATCGTGCTGGCCTGGGTGCTCACCATTCCGGCCTCCGCAGCGATGGCGGCCGTGGCCTGGTGGGCGGGAAACCTCCTGATCTGA